The proteins below come from a single Acidobacteriota bacterium genomic window:
- the rpmA gene encoding 50S ribosomal protein L27 translates to MAHKKGQGSSRNGRDSNSQRLGVKRHDGNVVTGGSILVRQRGRKFRPGLNVGLGKDDTLFAKIDGRVKFEDHGSRGRFISVHPVENQ, encoded by the coding sequence ATGGCACATAAGAAGGGACAGGGATCGTCGCGCAACGGGCGCGACAGCAACTCGCAGCGGCTCGGCGTAAAGCGGCACGACGGCAATGTCGTGACCGGCGGGTCGATTCTCGTGCGGCAGCGCGGCCGCAAGTTCCGCCCCGGGCTGAACGTCGGCCTCGGCAAGGACGATACGCTGTTCGCCAAGATCGACGGGCGGGTCAAGTTCGAGGACCACGGCTCGCGCGGGCGGTTCATCAGTGTGCATCCGGTAGAAAACCAGTAG
- the rplU gene encoding 50S ribosomal protein L21, translating to MYAIIKSGGRQLKVGPGAIVEVDRVDFQPGDEITIDQVLLVSRDGGEVTAGAPFVANAKVVAVVEGESRGPKIRIFKKKRRKGFRKSGGHRATMTRVRIKDIQV from the coding sequence GTGTACGCGATTATCAAGAGCGGTGGCCGCCAGCTAAAGGTCGGCCCCGGAGCCATCGTCGAAGTTGACCGGGTGGATTTCCAGCCCGGCGATGAGATCACGATCGACCAGGTGCTGCTGGTCTCCCGCGACGGTGGCGAAGTGACCGCCGGGGCGCCGTTTGTCGCCAACGCGAAGGTTGTCGCGGTGGTCGAGGGCGAGTCGCGCGGCCCGAAGATCCGCATCTTCAAGAAGAAGCGCCGCAAGGGCTTCCGCAAGTCGGGAGGCCACCGCGCGACGATGACGCGCGTGCGGATCAAGGATATCCAGGTGTAG